The DNA segment TCGACGTTGCCACTCATGTAAACCATGGCGCCTGCTTCTGCCCAGACCGTCTCGTCAGGGCTGGTCTCGATTGTGACAAACTGGAGGTTGTCTCCGGATATGGTGTATTTCATGTTGCTTCACCTTTGTTGTTTGCTTTAGTCAGGCAATTGTTAGGTAATTCTCTGATATAACAATATATGATGCTTTCAGGCAGACGCTTCTTTCCTTTCTACGGTGCACACGGTCCCAGAACCTCTTGCACTGGCAGTTCCGGGGCCTGAAATCTCTTTTAATGCAATAATTATTCCGATAGTACTTCCGTTTTTTGTTTTCGGGACAATTCTTATTCTGACAGTGACCGGCTCTCCGTATTTATCAGTGATGCATACCTTTTTTTCGTTTGCGGAAATTGTTCCGGTTAATTCTTTGTTGTTGTCCGGCATATCTTTCCGGGGTACTGCAAAATATTCCGGTGATATTCCAAAAAGGTCAGAGACAGATTTGCAGATGATGTCATTATTGAAGAACCCGGTCAGATTTTCAAGGTACGGGTTTATGTAAAGGACTTTTCCGGACGGGTTTAAAATCAGGATACCCTCGTCATACAATGACATGCTTTTCACACCTGTGGGGATTCCGGCAGTATTTTCCCCATGTGCCTTTTGGTTCATCTCGAAAATCCGTATTGCGACTGAAACGGATGACAAAAGCTCTTTCTTCTGGAATGGCTTTGCGAGAAATCCGTATGGTTCGGCTTTTTTGGCCCTTTCAACTGTTTCGCTGTCGGTAATTCCTGTCATAAATATTATGGGTATCCCGAAAAGATGCGTAAGGTAGCCGGCTGTTTCTATACCGTCAATATTGCCTCCCAGGTTAATGTC comes from the Methanomicrobium sp. W14 genome and includes:
- a CDS encoding response regulator, producing MASGKILLIEDDSAIAEIISVFLEKDGYEISGTTETGEKGLAAAAQSHPDLVISDINLGGNIDGIETAGYLTHLFGIPIIFMTGITDSETVERAKKAEPYGFLAKPFQKKELLSSVSVAIRIFEMNQKAHGENTAGIPTGVKSMSLYDEGILILNPSGKVLYINPYLENLTGFFNNDIICKSVSDLFGISPEYFAVPRKDMPDNNKELTGTISANEKKVCITDKYGEPVTVRIRIVPKTKNGSTIGIIIALKEISGPGTASARGSGTVCTVERKEASA